The genomic stretch CGTGCTCATGTGCAACAGGAAACCTTCTTTGTAGCATGGCATCAACCTTCTCCTATAAATACCCATCCATCGTAAGTTGGTAGCATACCATAAGCAACAGCAACCATGGCCATACACAAATCTCTCCCCTTTGCATTTCTACTCTTTTTGctaccctttctttctttccaagcAATATCATTTGCAACAGCAGCGCCATCATCCGCACTCTCAGAAGTAGAGGCTCTCATGAAATGGAAAGCCAGCCTCTTCGCAGCACAAGCTCTCCATTCATGGTCTCTTCCTTCTGCTAATTCTACCACCAACATAATCTCTCCATGCAACTGGACTGGGATCTCATGCAACATCCTTGGAAGTGTAACAAGGATAAGCCTACCGAGTGTAGGTTTGCAAGGTAAACTCGATAACTTGAGTTTCCCATCATTTCCAAACCTCCTCCATCTTGATCTCAGCGATAACACACTCATCGGAACCATTCCAGCCCATCTTGAACCTCTTTACAAACTCACGTCCCTGAATCTGTCTGCAAATGAAATAATTGGATCAATACCTCTGCAAATAGGGAATATTATGAATTTGAATGAGCTTGACTTGTCCATTAACCATCTAAATGGttccatcccttccactttaggaaatCTGACAAAGCTTTCCATCTTGTACCTGGACCAAAATCGAATCTCTGGCCCCATTCCTTCACAAATCGGAAATCTACAAGCTCTGGTTGAGTTGACATTGTTCcaaaacaatctgactggtcagatccctcctgctttaggtaatttgagaaaccttacaatTTTGTATCTCTACGACAACCaagtttctggttcaattccaccTGAAGTAGGGAATCTGGTTAATCTCACGGATCTCGAGCTATCCAGTAACCTTCtgacaggttctatcccttccactttaggaaacTTGTCCATGCTCACTGTTCTTTATCTGTTCAAAAATCAGTTCTCTGGTTCTATTCCACCAGAAATAGGGAATCTGGTTAATCTCAAAGAGCTTGACATGTCCATGAACcctctaacaggttctatccctccTACTTTTGGAAAGTTGACCAAGCTTACTTTTTTGTCCCTTATTTACTGTGAATTATCTGGTTCCTTGCCTCAAGAAatgacaaacatgacaaatcTTTCGGAACTCTACTTGGGTGACAACAACTTTTCTGGCTACTTACCTCAGTTATGTCATGGTGGATCTCTTGAAAAATTCACTGTGCCAAACAACTATTTCAGTGGTGAGATCCCAAGAAGCTTCAGAAACTGCACTAGCTTAACAAGACTTCTACTCAATGGAAATCGACTCACCGCAAATGTATCAGAAGCCTTTGGTGTATACCCACATCTCACATACATGGACGTCAGCAACAACATGCTGTTTGGTGAACTCTCACCAAACTGGGGAGAATGCCAAAACTTAACAAAGCTACAACTCTCCGGGAACAATATCACAGGTAGAATTCCTCCTGAGATTGGGCAGTTGGGGCAGCTAAGAGTGCTTGATCTTTCTTCAAACCATTTAGTAGGAGAGATTCCAAAGGAATTTGGGAGGCTGACTTTTTTGTTCAACTTGACTTTAAATGATAACCAACTTTCTGGTCAGTTACCACAAGAGATTGGAAATCTATCCAATTTGGAGATTTTGGATCTGTCAATGAATCACCTAAGTGGTCCAATACCACCTCAATTAGGGGATTGCTCCAAACTCCAATATCTGAAGTTGAgcgaaaatgttttaaatggaagCATTCCTTTTCAGATTGGTAACCTAGAATACCTACAGATCTTACTAGATCTAAGTCATAACTCCTTCAATGGACAGATATCACCACAACTTGCAAAATTGATTAGGCTGGAAAAGTTAAACGTCTCCCATAACATGCTGACAGGCTCCATTCCACATTCTTTTGAAGAGATGTTCAACTTGcaatccattgatttttcatacaatgctTTGGAAGGTCCTCTTCCTAGCAGCAAAGCCTTTCGGAAGGCTCCGGCAGAGGCATTCATAAAAAACAAAGGCTTATGTGGTGAAGTGCAAGGTTTACAACCTTGCAACACCTCTTTAATAAGTCATGGTGATGCAAGGAAAGACCACAAAGTTGTGATCCTCATTATTCTTCTCTTCTCagtattatttcttttatttgcaATCATCGGCATAATTTATTCCATTTATtatcaaagaagaagaataatagaGAAAGGGGTTCTTGAAATGAGCAGAGGAATTACATTTTCAACATGGAATTATGATGGGATTTCCACGTTTGAAGACATTGTGGAGGCAACAGAGGATTTTGATGACAAATACTGCATTGGAACTGGAGGGTATGAGAAAGTTTACAAAGCAAATCTATCAGCGGGCCAGGTagtagctgtgaagaaacttCACCCACTTGAAGATGGTAATCAATCTGATCAAAGAAGTTTTAGGAATGAGATAAAGACATTAACAGAAATCCGCCATCGCAACATTGTGAAACTTTATGGTTTCTGTTCCCATGCTCAATTCTCATTTCTAGTCTACGAGTACATGGAAaggggaagcttgacaagtatcCTAAGCAACGATAAAGGAGCTGCACAGTTGGACTGGACTTTGAGGGTGAAGGTTATCAAAGGTGTGGCACATGCTTTATCTTACATGCACCATGATTGTAACCTGCCGATTGTCCATCGAGACCTATCAAGCAACAATGTTATGTTGAATTCAGAATTTGTGGCTAGTATCTCTGACTTTGGAACTGCACGATTACTGATACCCGATTCCTCAAATTGGACTACACTCGCAGGCACTTGCGGATACATCGCTCCAAGTTAGTTGCTAGTACGATCTCCATGCTTTAAAAGTTTTATGAGTAATTgtggtttttatttttcttcagcTTTTTTTATCTTTTGTTGGCACTTATATATGATAAAGTTTCTGCATATATTAGCATACTGTTGAAGAATGTGGCAATATAAGGCAACTGGAATATGAGAAAAATAGTATATGAAATTGCTCTCTTTTTCCACTAAGATTTTCTAATCCGACTATTGTAACAGGCCTTGCAAAGAAACATACTAGGGATATTATTCCAATCCTTCAATTTATTTAGTTAAAAATTAGAGGTTATGACGTACGCCTGCATATCCTTTCAGCTATTGTCAAAAAAGAGTTTGCCTTTAGACTCTTTCCAAAACCCACATACTATTTCAAAATAAGGTCGGAAAGCCATCTGGTTTGACTTTAACTAAAGGATGGCTAATCAACAAGTCATTatctcattgaaaaaaaaaaaaaaaaaaaaaatcgtttttCCCTGTTTTCAAACAAACTCAATGATTATAACCAATATATTTCATACTAATATTGAACTATGTTGTGGACCCCGCAATGATACTTGTCTCAAATCCAAAGCATAGGTAAATTGCACGGTAGGAAAAAGTCCACTATTTTCACCatcttattttaggccatgggcccaaaatcaagcAGTTCTAATGCATAATTAGGTCCCATCACCGGAAAAGGTAGGTTGGTAGTTTATTACCATTGAAATTATTAATGGTTCATCTTTTtaagccatccaaactgttgaaacGATATTTCCAACTGTTCAGAAAGTTATTCCCAGTGGGCTGAATGCAACCACTGAATTTTTAtacctgatctaaaatttctttagcccaatgacatatgttcaATATATACCTTTATTTGTCATTTTTCCCAACTGAGATTTGCATCTAAATCATTTCTCAGCCTAAGCCCTGAAATCATATAAGGGAAATGGTAGGTGGCTCAGATTTCTTGCAAAGAACATGGTAGGAACCATAATCACGACAACCATCTTCTATCATGCAAACACGTTCATAACTAAGGTGTTGTGCTCTAGGTTACAACAATTCAAGTCCAATAAAATGTTACACCTAGGCAAGGTGTCAGTGGTTATCATGATCTGTTaaatctttgtggggcccacttttatgatGTTTGTcgcaaatccaaaccgtccaccatttcaccatcttattttagggcacgagtaaaaaaatataacagATTGAATACACGATTGAGTCCCACAACAGAAAAAGTTGGTCACTAGcttaccaccgttgaaactatcaatagtcaattcttttaattttttttttcttttttaatgcttTTAGTCCATGCAAATTGTTAAAATGGCATTTCCAATTGTTCAGATGTTCATTCACAATGGGTTGAATGTAACCACTTGATTTTGTCAGAATATTGATACAAGTAATTATGCTAAATTCATTTTAATTATGTGAAACAATGCCATTATCACCCAATCCTTGCCGATGAAATGTGTAGCTTCAATGATGCCTATTCGCGCACCATTACAGTCTGGTTCATACATGCCAACTTCTCATGCATTTGGGACATTTGAGACATACATAATGGTCGGCTCAACCATGCAGATGACCCGACACTATGATTATACTGGTCAGCTTATCGGGCATGCCgccaccacatgaaaacaatagataGTTCAGAGAGAAAAAAACCAACAGTACGCGCTTAATTAATGCATATATGTGGCATGCCTGGTGAGTTGACCATCCCGACTTTCCTAGGAAGATCATCCGAAAGGCCTGGCCCATCTTATTCACCTCCCAAATCTTCCAAATACATCTTTGTTGAGATGCCTTAGGGTTAGCAAGCACAAAAACCTACAAGATATGAAACCTAACTTAAGAAACTCAGATGAGTTTTGATATATGATTAGGAGTTTAGCTATTGATGATTAACAAAGAGAAAAGAGCATGACTGATTATATTCCTTCTTGTAGAGCTTGCATATACAATGAGGGTGACTGAAAAATGCGACGTATATAGCTTTGGTGTTGTCGCACTTGAAGTGATGATGGGAAGTCATCCTGGGGAGCTCATCTCCTCTTTGTCATCGTCAAGTAGTAGACAAGATACACTGCTAAAAGATATGTTGGACCAACGTCTCTCAAATCCGATGGCTGATGTTGCACATGAAGTCTTATTTGTGGTATCCAAGGCTCTTGCATGCATTCGGCCAGATCCAGACTCTCGGCCAACCATGCGACATGTGGCTCAGGAGCTATCTATTGGAGgaccttctttctctctccagTCATTCCATGCAGTTACATTACGTCAACTGATGGATCTGAAGGTATAGTTGGGTGGATGAAAATCACCAAGTTTGTGGGCATGTGGTGGCATGAACATTATTAATATGAGTGTTTATTGTATGAAAATCATGGAGTGAGAAGGTGTTTTTCTTGTTATGATATGTGCATAATTAAGTGTGTAGAATCGATGTTTATAAAAAAATGTAGCATTATTTTAGTGTTGGTGATCGAAATCTATATGTAATAAAGTATTTGAAAGAATAAAGATGTTTTCTTGTGTGATGATTAAGATGTTTTCTTGTGTGATGATTATCTTCTAACTGAAGGGTTTCaagccaaataaaaaaaaaatctaccttCTAGGCATTAAAATCATTTTCCTTATATATACTAATGTATTAAGAAAAGTAAAAGAATGAGTTTATTTAACTAAGAGAGAtggtctaattttttattttttatttttcagaagGCAGGCAAGAAAAGACTCTTTTATTACCAAGGGCTAAGACCTAattaaacccaaaaaaaaaaaaagaaaaaaaagacggGTGGTGGGGGGGAAGCAAAGGAAACAAAAAAGCCCACATATTGGGCTTGAAACAAGCACTCACACCCtaggctagaaaaaaaaaaaaaagaaaaaaaagaaaaagaaaaggaaaagagccTAAGCCCTGGGCTAGGGAAGGAGAACCCACATCCCGGGCCTTGgaagaaattaaagaaaagaaaatcaaataaaaagtTAACTTGTTAGTAAGAAATAATCGAAAAGTAGCACCAAAAGGAGTCCTAGACAATCTTAAAATAAGTGCTTTCTAGCATTTTCTAATAATCCAAGAGGAGAGATATAAGAGTACACTAGCTAATAGACTTGTTGATCCGGAAATCCGGTCGTCCCTTCTAGATTGCTGTATACCTGAAAACCACACCACAATGGGGACCGTGGCTaccgcaggggaccctccgatgtgaAAGTTAGAACAAGCACACTGGGTCTAATagagcttaggatttttttttgtacgtaCCTTTCATCGTAGATAagtgatgtagaacctgtcacagacatgttcctagcatggttgagccaaaagaagatggaccgtgaattgactataacttttgatccgggtatcattacggggcacacaacctatcaatctttactgaaatgggccatctgaggtgaaccgacccacaaagtgggtcgcatctgtccgtttcgtcaaaaaaggcgcgctttcagctcaaaaacgaatttttaggaaaattttactatttttagtaattccgattttttaagtatttttagagctttagattttctttccttttagaaataacttttagttatgctaggactcttctagagaaagtttatttgcaatttttatttttagaaattaggccttagaagagttttattagaattaggatttttattagagttagaattttgctatttttggtaattacgaattttagtttaatttttttcctatattaatggtgtaaggagatacattagggaattatcaattaatcatcaatcaatttcgaatttattagaatttatttctattttctgctttctttcctcgtggattcgagaagtctctgtgaggagtccagagaagttccgtggattcggaatagttatcctcttgaggaagacggtgctcgacctcacgtcctcccctgcgtcagtttggtatcaaagcgaagtTTCTCCtcagattgatggcttctaacgacgggtcgggcaacaatcccatgggcggtgctccagggaatttacctttaacggcggcagctttcgaagcagcacggcgagagaatcggcaagctatgcaagggctgcaggcttctatcgatcgcatggcggatcgtttggcggaggccctagggcaactccgtgttcatggtggtgatccaccatcaacaattgctagaattcgtaatcatattgatcatagggcgacgctatcagtgaaccacaggatcactcctgataaagtgagatctagcgacatgattttacagcatcctagacgagccattgatcagatggatcggatggaccaagaattcaagatgaaagtcgatcttcctagttttaatggtcaactctacttcaaggacttcctcgattggttgcttaaagtcgaacgtttcttcgactacatgaacataatggaagaaaagaaagttaaactcgtggcctacaagttgacgggcagagcttcagattggtgggagcAACTTTAACTCGAGCGAATGAGacggatgaaggcgccaatccgcatgtggtcgcggatgaagaagttattgtgcatgcgattcttccctaccaattacgatcaggtattattccaacaaaatcaaaattattggtaagataaccaatcattaaagggttatgcagagaaatcctattatttgtcggcgagaggtgaccaagtcaaaacggagttgcaacaaaccacaggattcatcagtggaaaacatgtgacccctatggaaacggtgagccaactcaagacttctaaagtggagggacaatctctcatgactgaacaggcctttgttaaacaatctgaggaaacgggagacatatatgcagtagttgaagagaaaaaatatgtggagcctgtgaatatcctaaaGGATTTGGAACCAATATCGCAGGAGTTCAAAggggttgtgctcgatgaactccctaataaattacctctcatacgagatatgcaaaattacgttgatcccatcgcaggggcaagtccgcctaattgcccacattatcagaaaaaatatgaaatcttgaagacagatgtgaaggaattaatcgatattagtcaagtcaaggaaagcatgagtatatgtatcgtatcggctcaaaagcttaatgccaagtacaaaaaaaagtctaatgaacatcgtcgtcaaaagttatctcagactcatgtgccaagtctcttgcgtaactcgaggacgagtttttttcaagtggaggggtctgatgtagaacctgtcacagacatgttcctagcatggttgagccaaaagaagatggaccgtgaattgactataacttttgatccgggtatcattacggggcgcacaacctatcaatctttactgaaatgggccatctgaggtgaaccgacccacaaagtgggtcgcatctgtccgtttcgtcaaaaaaggcgcactttcagctcaaaaacgaatttttaggaaaattttactatttttagtaattccgattttttaagtatttttagagctttagattttctttccttttagaaataacttttagttatactaggactcttctagagaaagtttatttgcaatttttatttttagaaattaggccttagaagagttttattagaattaagatttttattagagttagaattttgctatttttggtaattacgaattttagtttaatttttttcctatattaatggtgtaaggagatacattagggaattatcaattaatcatcaatcaatttcgaatttattagaatttatttctattttctgctttctttcctcgtggattcgagaagtctctgtgaggagtccagagaagttccgtggattcggaatagttatcctcttgaggaagacagtgctcgacctcacgtcctcccctgcgtcaataaGGCCCTTATTTATAGCATTTTGGTACCAATTATGTAGATGGTGACTTCCCTACTTGGTAGGTGTGTATTATAGAATGAATCTCCTCCCAAACATGTCATCTTTATCCTCCCGAGATCTTTGGTGAGGATCCCGAGGAAACCTTACCTCAACAACAATATCTCGAAGTGGTTAGCCTCCAATGGGCTAGGCATTGATGACTGAGTCCGACCTCACAGGCGGGGTGCATGAAGTCCATGGTCGGTCTTCGATGACCGAGGCTAACGTCGAGGTCGGGCTGATCGGGGTCCTGCCGTTCGAGTATAGAATCATTGATTATGGTCATGATCTTCGGTCGAGGTCAAGTCGGTTTTCAAAGGTTGTCCACCAGTTACAATGGCGAGACAACTGAGGTTGAGGTCCCTTCCAGTGGTCGGGACTCGAGTTGTTCGTAGAGGTTGTGTTCAGAAGCATGGACCGAGCTCATCTCCATGCTTCTTGTTCTCTCTCATGGAAGAAGTGGGCTGACTTTCTCTTCCACGCTTTGTGTTCTTCTTCATACAGGTCGTCTTGGCGGCGAGGACCGAGTTCTCTGCCTCTTCTATACTTTGCATTCTCTCTCATACAGGTTGTCTCACTTGGTTCATTTTCACCCATAACAAGACTCATTGTACATGAAGAAGAGTTTGAAGTAGAAATCTCACACCTCCTTATTATAAACTTCAATAAGAACATTAAAATATAGATAATA from Magnolia sinica isolate HGM2019 chromosome 17, MsV1, whole genome shotgun sequence encodes the following:
- the LOC131230854 gene encoding probable leucine-rich repeat receptor-like protein kinase At1g35710 isoform X4, whose translation is MAIHKSLPFAFLLFLLPFLSFQAISFATAAPSSALSEVEALMKWKASLFAAQALHSWSLPSANSTTNIISPCNWTGISCNILGSVTRISLPSVGLQGKLDNLSFPSFPNLLHLDLSDNTLIGTIPAHLEPLYKLTSLNLSANEIIGSIPLQIGNIMNLNELDLSINHLNGSIPSTLGNLTKLSILYLDQNRISGPIPSQIGNLQALVELTLFQNNLTGSIPSTLGNLSMLTVLYLFKNQFSGSIPPEIGNLVNLKELDMSMNPLTGSIPPTFGKLTKLTFLSLIYCELSGSLPQEMTNMTNLSELYLGDNNFSGYLPQLCHGGSLEKFTVPNNYFSGEIPRSFRNCTSLTRLLLNGNRLTANVSEAFGVYPHLTYMDVSNNMLFGELSPNWGECQNLTKLQLSGNNITGRIPPEIGQLGQLRVLDLSSNHLVGEIPKEFGRLTFLFNLTLNDNQLSGQLPQEIGNLSNLEILDLSMNHLSGPIPPQLGDCSKLQYLKLSENVLNGSIPFQIGNLEYLQILLDLSHNSFNGQISPQLAKLIRLEKLNVSHNMLTGSIPHSFEEMFNLQSIDFSYNALEGPLPSSKAFRKAPAEAFIKNKGLCGEVQGLQPCNTSLISHGDARKDHKVVILIILLFSVLFLLFAIIGIIYSIYYQRRRIIEKGVLEMSRGITFSTWNYDGISTFEDIVEATEDFDDKYCIGTGGYEKVYKANLSAGQVVAVKKLHPLEDGNQSDQRSFRNEIKTLTEIRHRNIVKLYGFCSHAQFSFLVYEYMERGSLTSILSNDKGAAQLDWTLRVKVIKGVAHALSYMHHDCNLPIVHRDLSSNNVMLNSEFVASISDFGTARLLIPDSSNWTTLAGTCGYIAPKLAYTMRVTEKCDVYSFGVVALEVMMGSHPGELISSLSSSSSRQDTLLKDMLDQRLSNPMADVAHEVLFVVSKALACIRPDPDSRPTMRHVAQELSIGGPSFSLQSFHAVTLRQLMDLKV
- the LOC131230854 gene encoding MDIS1-interacting receptor like kinase 2-like isoform X1, giving the protein MAIHKSLPFAFLLFLLPFLSFQAISFATAAPSSALSEVEALMKWKASLFAAQALHSWSLPSANSTTNIISPCNWTGISCNILGSVTRISLPSVGLQGKLDNLSFPSFPNLLHLDLSDNTLIGTIPAHLEPLYKLTSLNLSANEIIGSIPLQIGNIMNLNELDLSINHLNGSIPSTLGNLTKLSILYLDQNRISGPIPSQIGNLQALVELTLFQNNLTGQIPPALGNLRNLTILYLYDNQVSGSIPPEVGNLVNLTDLELSSNLLTGSIPSTLGNLSMLTVLYLFKNQFSGSIPPEIGNLVNLKELDMSMNPLTGSIPPTFGKLTKLTFLSLIYCELSGSLPQEMTNMTNLSELYLGDNNFSGYLPQLCHGGSLEKFTVPNNYFSGEIPRSFRNCTSLTRLLLNGNRLTANVSEAFGVYPHLTYMDVSNNMLFGELSPNWGECQNLTKLQLSGNNITGRIPPEIGQLGQLRVLDLSSNHLVGEIPKEFGRLTFLFNLTLNDNQLSGQLPQEIGNLSNLEILDLSMNHLSGPIPPQLGDCSKLQYLKLSENVLNGSIPFQIGNLEYLQILLDLSHNSFNGQISPQLAKLIRLEKLNVSHNMLTGSIPHSFEEMFNLQSIDFSYNALEGPLPSSKAFRKAPAEAFIKNKGLCGEVQGLQPCNTSLISHGDARKDHKVVILIILLFSVLFLLFAIIGIIYSIYYQRRRIIEKGVLEMSRGITFSTWNYDGISTFEDIVEATEDFDDKYCIGTGGYEKVYKANLSAGQVVAVKKLHPLEDGNQSDQRSFRNEIKTLTEIRHRNIVKLYGFCSHAQFSFLVYEYMERGSLTSILSNDKGAAQLDWTLRVKVIKGVAHALSYMHHDCNLPIVHRDLSSNNVMLNSEFVASISDFGTARLLIPDSSNWTTLAGTCGYIAPKLAYTMRVTEKCDVYSFGVVALEVMMGSHPGELISSLSSSSSRQDTLLKDMLDQRLSNPMADVAHEVLFVVSKALACIRPDPDSRPTMRHVAQELSIGGPSFSLQSFHAVTLRQLMDLKV
- the LOC131230854 gene encoding MDIS1-interacting receptor like kinase 2-like isoform X2, whose amino-acid sequence is MAIHKSLPFAFLLFLLPFLSFQAISFATAAPSSALSEVEALMKWKASLFAAQALHSWSLPSANSTTNIISPCNWTGISCNILGSVTRISLPSVGLQGKLDNLSFPSFPNLLHLDLSDNTLIGTIPAHLEPLYKLTSLNLSANEIIGSIPLQIGNIMNLNELDLSINHLNGSIPSTLGNLTKLSILYLDQNRISGPIPSQIGNLQALVELTLFQNNLTGQIPPALGNLRNLTILYLYDNQVSGSIPPEVGNLVNLTDLELSSNLLTGSIPSTLGNLSMLTVLYLFKNQFSGSIPPEIGNLVNLKELDMSMNPLTGSIPPTFGKLTKLTFLSLIYCELSGSLPQEMTNMTNLSELYLGDNNFSGYLPQLCHGGSLEKFTVPNNYFSGEIPRSFRNCTSLTRLLLNGNRLTANVSEAFGVYPHLTYMDVSNNMLFGELSPNWGECQNLTKLQLSGNNITGRIPPEIGQLGQLRVLDLSSNHLVGEIPKEFGRLTFLFNLTLNDNQLSGQLPQEIGNLSNLEILDLSMNHLSGPIPPQLGDCSKLQYLKLSENVLNGSIPFQIGNLEYLQILLDLSHNSFNGQISPQLAKLIRLEKLNVSHNMLTGSIPHSFEEMFNLQSIDFSYNALEGPLPSSKAFRKAPAEAFIKNKGLCGEVQGLQPCNTSLISHGDARKDHKVVILIILLFSVLFLLFAIIGIIYSIYYQRRRIIEKGVLEMSRGITFSTWNYDGISTFEDIVEATEDFDDKYCIGTGGYEKVYKANLSAGQVVAVKKLHPLEDGNQSDQRSFRNEIKTLTEIRHRNIVKLYGFCSHAQFSFLVYEYMERGSLTSILSNDKGAAQLDWTLRVKVIKGVAHALSYMHHDCNLPIVHRDLSSNNVMLNSEFVASISDFGTARLLIPDSSNWTTLAGTCGYIAPKLAYTMRVTEKCDVYSFGVVALVVMMGSHPGEIISSLSSPSGRQDTLLKDMLDQRLSDPMADVAHEVLFVVSMALACIRPDPNSRPTMRQVAQEPSIGGPSFSLQPFHVVTLRQLMDLKV
- the LOC131230854 gene encoding MDIS1-interacting receptor like kinase 2-like isoform X5, with the protein product MAIHKSLPFAFLLFLLPFLSFQAISFATAAPSSALSEVEALMKWKASLFAAQALHSWSLPSANSTTNIISPCNWTGISCNILGSVTRISLPSVGLQGKLDNLSFPSFPNLLHLDLSDNTLIGTIPAHLEPLYKLTSLNLSANEIIGSIPLQIGNIMNLNELDLSINHLNGSIPSTLGNLTKLSILYLDQNRISGPIPSQIGNLQALVELTLFQNNLTGSIPPTFGKLTKLTFLSLIYCELSGSLPQEMTNMTNLSELYLGDNNFSGYLPQLCHGGSLEKFTVPNNYFSGEIPRSFRNCTSLTRLLLNGNRLTANVSEAFGVYPHLTYMDVSNNMLFGELSPNWGECQNLTKLQLSGNNITGRIPPEIGQLGQLRVLDLSSNHLVGEIPKEFGRLTFLFNLTLNDNQLSGQLPQEIGNLSNLEILDLSMNHLSGPIPPQLGDCSKLQYLKLSENVLNGSIPFQIGNLEYLQILLDLSHNSFNGQISPQLAKLIRLEKLNVSHNMLTGSIPHSFEEMFNLQSIDFSYNALEGPLPSSKAFRKAPAEAFIKNKGLCGEVQGLQPCNTSLISHGDARKDHKVVILIILLFSVLFLLFAIIGIIYSIYYQRRRIIEKGVLEMSRGITFSTWNYDGISTFEDIVEATEDFDDKYCIGTGGYEKVYKANLSAGQVVAVKKLHPLEDGNQSDQRSFRNEIKTLTEIRHRNIVKLYGFCSHAQFSFLVYEYMERGSLTSILSNDKGAAQLDWTLRVKVIKGVAHALSYMHHDCNLPIVHRDLSSNNVMLNSEFVASISDFGTARLLIPDSSNWTTLAGTCGYIAPKLAYTMRVTEKCDVYSFGVVALEVMMGSHPGELISSLSSSSSRQDTLLKDMLDQRLSNPMADVAHEVLFVVSKALACIRPDPDSRPTMRHVAQELSIGGPSFSLQSFHAVTLRQLMDLKV
- the LOC131230854 gene encoding MDIS1-interacting receptor like kinase 2-like isoform X3, whose translation is MAIHKSLPFAFLLFLLPFLSFQAISFATAAPSSALSEVEALMKWKASLFAAQALHSWSLPSANSTTNIISPCNWTGISCNILGSVTRISLPSVGLQGKLDNLSFPSFPNLLHLDLSDNTLIGTIPAHLEPLYKLTSLNLSANEIIGSIPLQIGNIMNLNELDLSINHLNGSIPSTLGNLTKLSILYLDQNRISGPIPSQIGNLQALVELTLFQNNLTGQIPPALGNLSMLTVLYLFKNQFSGSIPPEIGNLVNLKELDMSMNPLTGSIPPTFGKLTKLTFLSLIYCELSGSLPQEMTNMTNLSELYLGDNNFSGYLPQLCHGGSLEKFTVPNNYFSGEIPRSFRNCTSLTRLLLNGNRLTANVSEAFGVYPHLTYMDVSNNMLFGELSPNWGECQNLTKLQLSGNNITGRIPPEIGQLGQLRVLDLSSNHLVGEIPKEFGRLTFLFNLTLNDNQLSGQLPQEIGNLSNLEILDLSMNHLSGPIPPQLGDCSKLQYLKLSENVLNGSIPFQIGNLEYLQILLDLSHNSFNGQISPQLAKLIRLEKLNVSHNMLTGSIPHSFEEMFNLQSIDFSYNALEGPLPSSKAFRKAPAEAFIKNKGLCGEVQGLQPCNTSLISHGDARKDHKVVILIILLFSVLFLLFAIIGIIYSIYYQRRRIIEKGVLEMSRGITFSTWNYDGISTFEDIVEATEDFDDKYCIGTGGYEKVYKANLSAGQVVAVKKLHPLEDGNQSDQRSFRNEIKTLTEIRHRNIVKLYGFCSHAQFSFLVYEYMERGSLTSILSNDKGAAQLDWTLRVKVIKGVAHALSYMHHDCNLPIVHRDLSSNNVMLNSEFVASISDFGTARLLIPDSSNWTTLAGTCGYIAPKLAYTMRVTEKCDVYSFGVVALEVMMGSHPGELISSLSSSSSRQDTLLKDMLDQRLSNPMADVAHEVLFVVSKALACIRPDPDSRPTMRHVAQELSIGGPSFSLQSFHAVTLRQLMDLKV